The genomic segment TAAACACATCAAAGATGAGGATGGTATTCAAGGAGAAATATGATTAAGAATGAAAATATATGGATAACATGGGAGTGGCCTCCACGACAAACATGATAAAGGAAGCGAGACTAAGATGGTTCATACATGTTTAGAGGAGGTGCACAAATGCACCAATTAgaaggtgtgagaggttgactaTACTAAGAGTTAAAGAGAGGTAAAAGTAGACAAAAATAATCTGAGTAGAgttgattagacatgacatgacaCAATTCTGGATTACTGTTGATATGACCCTGATTCCTAAATATGAAGGTATGAATGTTAAGAATTAGGGTAGACGATTAAGAAGACTAACCCCACATTCTTTTCTCCTAAGTAGAAGCATTTAGTAACTGcattatttcttgtttttcaatGTGTTTTTTACTATTATTGACTCCTTTTTCTTTGTAGTTGATATTTTGTTGTCATTTTCTTCTTGCAATCCATTTTGAATAACTTCTCTTTTTGAACAGGAGGTCTGTTGGTAGCATGCTTTCTACCTCAAAAAGCTAGATTTAAAATCTGCATATATTTTATCCTTCTCAAATTTCACTTATGAAATCATATTGAATACGTTATTATTGTTGGATACGCACAAATAGATGGTCCTTGCTATTGAATCAATTTGTCCAAAAAAAAAGCAAACGGTAAAAATACATTTAAACCATCACTTTTTTGCGAGGTTCGTAACTTAACGGTCTATTACTCTATTTTCCTATTTAAACTATCATTTTTCATGAGTTTCATACTGTTAACTATCACTCTCATTGTATTGAAACATACCTTGATATCGAGTTAGCTTACACACCTGTTGTTAATTCGAAATAAATATTTGAGCAACTTAGCATTAAGGTATGTTCTAACacaaaagaaacaataatttagatgggtgaaaattattttcaccccccaactttgattaaaaaatcaaactcctCCTCAACATTGAACAATAGTCATACTCCGTCTTTATCCCATGCAATGCCCATTTTGTCCTTATAATTTTAAtcctatatttatttaatatttttttatattatatgtaatgaatatttttttaacatagatatttgtatcattttatttaagtttattaactttataagcaaattaatgttttttttataaatttatcacaaaattcaatgtaattttttaagatcgttattttagtattatatgtattaaaaagtcgtttggtgtgaggtataattataataattcagagataaagatcatgattatttatcttgagtttaattagatgtattgggtagtctcaaaattatttgtcgcatCATTGATACtacagtgatgagataagttatcacacatacatgttagtacaacttattttgtgataactaatcccggaataacttgtttccaaataACTCActctaagtgtgtatatatacatatgtatgtatatgcatgtgcgtatattttcgtattttatcATTCTCTTActaaattcatttatatattacttaactttttgttgatataacacaatctTTAAGAAAATTGTACTTAaaggtatattttgctaaattaatcttattaatgataatttgaaactttaaatttatctatactgttactttatatatttatttaacactaaagggtagaggaaaaacataatacaattctcttgatttcacaaattgagcagataaattaaaacatctatttttagtatgataatcaagtgataagaaacaATATtatctatatcagtaaataagttgtgattgccattaatagagtattacatattttatagtttatataaataaatataatctttaaaatttgaccttatttttattcgagaaaaacatctagtacccccaaactatgaccaaatttactacgacacacgtcaacttcaTGGGAGTCCTATTACCCTTTAAGctaaattttagtgtatttttgtcaatctttttagctaacgtaatagcttttgtcaatcattttagatggcGTGGCACTTTTgatttatgtaataaaggtgccacattagcacaaaaaatgacaaaaatacgctaaatttgagttcagaGGATagtaggacccctgtgaagttggagtgtgccGTAACAACTTTGACTATAGTTCGGGTGGTACTAGAGGCTTATCGCtttcatttattatttgtattttctacattgaaatatgtttataaaattaatattacttattattttctcTTGTAAAATAACTATTATAGTTTtggttattattaataaaactaattttcttatcatgctaatttacttcataaagatcatcattagcttttatacttaattagtatttcttacttttttttcctagaagataatatttatgtttttatgaaaattttgttatatgattttttttaaaaaaatgaaaagatgatgattttaaagaagtaaaaaaaaaaagaataaaaaaattgatgataaagggtaaaataagaattttaaaaagtcaattaggataaagggaGAATATGATTATTGTTAAAAGTTGAGGGGAGGTTTAATTTTTAAGACAAAATTGGGgagggaaaatgattttgacccaaTTTAGATAGATAAAGATAACAATtgataattattatatgacaCTCATAGAAAAGTGATAGTTTAAGTGTATTTCCAACTATTTACTCAAATAAAACTTTGTTTTTGTTGGATTCGAAATTGatagggcgtcatgcggaagctatattttgtaaattataaaTGCGATAGTTcaaatgatatataaaacaatactaaaaagattaatattgttataaaattaattgatttatatataaaacctaatattaaaagtgtaaaaactaatgagagagaaaatattccctaaacaagactcttaaatAACTTCTATTTATAGAGAAGAGATGAATTCTATTTATATAGGtccaaaatattttctcaaaaaagaGGTTAATCAATTatgaaagagttttatatttttttttttaaaataaaaataataatgatatcacttttttttttaataaaaataaaatttaaatttgataagaaaaaaggaacaaaaaccTAACAGTTTTCTTATCGATACTTTGTTTACCTCTAGTATGaacttaatttaatcaaaatccAAATTTTAATTCACCCCCCACCCCCgcccaacaaaaaaaaaaaaaaacaataaaaaaaataaaaataaagtcttTGCCCATTGAATAAGCCCCCAATAAACAAAAAGTTACCTAATCCTATTAAAAGCAAACAATGAATTAATTACCAAGTCAAACAAACAACAGCAGATTCAGTTTCACATCCCCTAACAATCTTACACGAATGCATATAAATTCTCTCTCATCTCCTCTCTTGTTTGTCCTGTAACGCTTCCTCTTTTTCCTCCTTAATTTCTCCCTTTTCTCACCCTTTTTTTCTCCTCCAAATTCCCTTTGCATTGATCCAAAAAACTCTGGTTAGTTCTTgatttttcaagaatcaagaatccCTTcacaaatttcaagaaaatcttgTTTGTGTTGTGTTGGTTGTTTTGAAGTCAAGAAAATGGGGAAAGGTGGAAATTTAAGTGAAGGGGTTGTGAAGAAAATCTTGCTTtcatacacatatgttgcaatttGGATCTTTCTTTCCTTTACTGTGATTGTGTACAACAAGTACATCTTGGATCGTAAGTTATACAATTGGCCTTATCCAATTTCACTAACAATAATTCACATGGCTTTTTGTTCATCATTGGCTTATCTACTTGTTCGTGTGTTCAAAGTTGTTGAACCTGTGACAATGACAATGGATCTTTATTGCAAATCTGTGGTACCTATCGGTTTGCTTTATGCATTTTCACTATGGTTGTCAAATTCTGCTTATATATATTTGTCTGTATCATTTATTCAAATGCTTAAAGCTTTGATGCCTGTGGCTGTGTATTCTATTGGGGTTATGTTTAAGAAGGATGTTTTTAAATCTGATACTATGTGTAACATGGTGTCGATTTCGATTGGTGTTGCTATTGCTGCTTATGGAGAAGCTAAATTTGATACATGGGGTGTGATGTTGCAGCTTGGTGCTGTGGCTTTTGAAGCTACAAGATTGGTTATGATTCAGATACTTTTGACATCAAAGGGTATAACGTTTAATCCGATTACTTCGTTGTATTATGTCGCGCCTTGCTGTTTGGTTTTCTTGTTCATTCCATGGATGTTTGTGGAATATCCATTGTTGAAGGATACATCTAGTTTCCATTTGGATTGGTTGATCTTTGGTACTAATTCGTTCTGCGCGTTTGCGCTGAATCTTGCTGTGTTTTTGCTTGTTGGGAAGACTTCTGCTTTGACTATGAATGTTGCTGGTGTGGTTAAGGACTGGTTGTTGATTGCCTTTTCGTGGTCCGTGATTAAGGATACTGTCACCCCTATCAATTTGGTTGGATATGGGTTGGCTTTCTTGGGCGTGGCGTACTACAACCACGCCAAATTGCAGGCTCTTAAGGCTAGCGAAGCACAGAAGAAGGCTGCACAGGCTGCTGATGAAGAGTCGGGAAGATTGTTGGAGGAAAGAGAAGGGGAGAATGGTGGTGGTAAGAGGAATGAATCTCAGGGTTGAGTTTTGATTCTTGATTTACGTCGTTTTATCCTTAGTTAGGACGACATTGAGAGGAAAACCTGAAGATCAGACTATGACGTCCTTGTGCGGATGATTTAAGTTCTGTTTTTGGGTATAAATCTTTTATATTATCTGTTTTGAGGATCTTAAATTAGTTTTATTTCTTGTATTACCAGATCGTGCATGTACTTGAGCATGACTCAGGCAATTTCTGTTTATTTTGACAGAATAGTAATAGCAGAACTTTTTCCAATGAATCTAACTGATGCTCATTCCATGCTCAGCTATATGTCTTTGTTTCCCTTTTCTTGGAATACATTATATGTCTTTAACTTCATTGCCTTAGGAGTTAATCAAATGCAGCTGTTGTTTAAAGCTTTTCATTTGTAGTGCTCCACGTGTTAAATTATAGATAGATATGTAACACCTGTTGTTAGTTATCTTCGACATGTTCAATAGTTGACCTGGAACTTGGAATGATCCAGTCTTGTTTATATAATCCATATTGTTTGTACAATAGATAGATCGATAGATGACATGGTTTTCTTTGAGTCAGAGAAGATATTTATAAGGTTGTTTGGTAGATGACATACTCCGGGCATACCTCGGGCTTATGTTCCTTCTTACATCATTAACTGAATTCTTTCTCTGCCTCTCTTATTCACTTCTAATGAATCCTTTATAAAAGATGTTCGGTTACTCTTCCGTGCTGCGTATTTTAGTTTGAATACAAGTTAATCACTGCcaatttatcatattttgatcCCTAAGACCGGCCTTTCATCACCTGAAATTTCAAACTTCTCACATAAAGTCTGCCTCCTTGGTTGGTGAGTGGTGATAgaaaaggcttgaattcttgactcATCACCAACTCTTTCCAGAAAGTCAGATCTAGCAATAAAGTGATGGTAAATGGTATGATTTTCTGAGCAATGTTATGTAGAAGATCGGTTTAGGATGCTATGGAAAGGAATTGGAGCAACTAATAAGTAATTGTAAACTACCACAGATTCTTAATTTTCAGCCCTCGATTTTGTGTCAAGAGCGAAAGGTTGAGGACTTTGATGAAAGGTGTGAAATTCCTACATACCGGGAGTTGTAATGTCGTGAAGCAATGCTTATTAACAATGTTTGAATTACcttttatcttttgaaatttATTATGTTGGACAATTTTTTGTTTCAAATACAATATAAAAGTTGTAAGTACGTTGAAGAGAAGAAATAGTGTGAAATGCAGATTCTGTATACTACATGGAAGAATAAGTGGCATTAAGTAGTGTACCAAAGAGTTGTGACCTTGCGACCAATGAGGTGACTTTAGAACTACGAGTTCTCAGTTTAAATCCCAGCGGAAGCAAAAGGCATcaagtgatttcttctcatctgtttgtcttggtggatagagttaccgaCACCTGTGAAGGTAGCAGGTACGCATGAAATTAGGCAAGCTGCGCACAAGGTTGACCCGGATACCATGATCCAGTCTTCTTGATGTACTGTATTGATTAAACCATATTGTTTGTACGATAGATAGATCGATAGATGGCATGGTTTTGTTTGGTGTTTTCTTTGAGTCAGAGAAGATATCTATTAGGTTGTTTGGTAGATGACATTACTTCATATAACATCATTGGTAGGTGATGCTTCCTGCACCCACTTAACTGGGCCTGCTTTCCTTTTTACGTCATTAATTGAATTCTTTCTCTGCCTCTCTTATTCACACCAAATGTATCCTTTAGAAAAGATGCTCGGTTACTCTTTCGAGCTGCTTATTTTAGCTTGAATACAAGTTAAACACTTCCTATTTATCCTATTTTGATCCCTGAGACCAATCTTTTATCACCTGAGATTTCAAACTTTTCACATAAAGTCTGCCTCCTTGGTTGGTGAGTGGTGATGGAATAGGCTTGAATTCCTGGACTTGGTACCAACTCTTTCaggaaagtcacatctagtaatGAAGTGATTGCAAGTGATATGGTTTTCTAGATTGGTTTAagtgatttcttctcatttgTCCAAGCCTTGGTGGACAGAATTTTTGGTGCTTGTGCTAGCGGGAGGTTGTACGTACCCCATGAAATTAGCCGAGCTGTGCGTAGGCTGGTGCGGATAACAAGGTTATTAAAATGGGGAGGCTTAAGCAGTCTTTGACATTACATATCGTCTAATGGAATATATGGTAGTGTAAATTGTGATCTAGGTTGAGATGACTTCTTTGCCTAaactttcaaagtaagtttaATCAAATTGACTTATGCTTTATGCTGTTATGTTGATACATAGGTGTGTAGGTATCTTCCGTCCTAGGACGAAGTAGTTTATTATATGTAACGATAAATAAAACGTGTACTAAATTTTATGTTGAGGCACCTTTGTAATGTTTACTCAAAGGTTGCTTTAGATTTTCTATTGGATGTGTCCCGGTCAAGTTGTTAACGACTGATCCCTACAAGCGTACTACTTTCAATCAAACCTTCTTAAGTCCTCCGGTCAGTCAAATGTCGACATCGGATTAAGTTTTACCTCCCATTACAATGTCCAGATGAACTGAAAATACTACGCAGTGTTGTGTGCTTGcttagtataattatttggtgAAATGGCCCAGGAAGAGGGGGACTTACGATATTTTTGGTTTAGTTTTGAATCTTCAATACCATCATTGAATAGGGCAGCATATCGGGCAGATCAGACGGATAATTACGCTTAACGTTTGGCTTACtggttatcgatttttaaatgtACTGATCTACCTGTCAACAAATAAGATATCTGTTGGTTATGATTTAGTGGTTATTGAGCGCTGTATCTATTGGGATTTGCTCTGAATTTACTAATTTATctgattttctatcataattaTAATTACTTTCTTTATCGAAAACGATTTTCTTATTGGAAAAGATCTCTTTTTCTATTAGGTTTCTTTTTATGGATAAAGGTTTTGTACTTCAATAAATAGAACACCCCTTCtcaagagttttgtttagggaaaATTTTTCTCTCAATTAGTTTTTATACTTTTTTGATTTAGGTTTTAATATGTTGGTCAATTGATCGAATcatatcaatattttagtatgtttttcttgtCATTTTATTTATCGTCTCAATAAAGAAAAGAGGAAGACCCACAAGTTGTCAACTCACTAGaaagaaagataaatatataaacataaaaagaaatcagaagatttaaaaacaaaaaagattgataaaaagaaagagatatgAAGAATTGAAGACCTAAGAGTACCCACTAGAAAGAGAAAAGACGAGCAAAAAAACTTGAGAACCATCAGAAAGAAACTTGAGAACCATCGGAACAAAGGCAAAGAGTAGCAAAGAACCGTCAGAACAAAGAGCAAACAGTGGTAGAATCCGAAATGAGTTATGGGGCATTAAGGTTAAACATTAATAATATGTGGAGGGGTAGAAGTGTAGGAATGATAATTTTTGACGGATTAGCGGCTTATCTAATTAGAAAAATTGAGTAATTCGTCCCCGCAGCAATAGGTCGTTATTATAAAAGTTAATTTATTCACCAACCATTTATTTagtaacccaataccaataagaCAATAAGTGAAATAATAAGTGAATTTTGCAATTGACTAAGACACTCAAAATTATTCATCAGTCCACATCTAACTACTTCTAGTATGTCCCAGCCAAGCAAATAACTTGacaaattgaaggaaaggtgtcttttaagtcctgaatgaaggattggtgacattgaccaacttaaaggtcaaatataattaggaaacttgattaagttaattgtgaacttgattaatattttcaaaactttgtaatcttttcaaaaatacaaatcaacccaacccacacccctcttcaatccaaatcaaccagtctctctccactcgctctctcgacagcttctctcaactctcttccaaccaacagttctgtaaatttctcctttcaatcctcggcgacttcagcCTCCGAtgaaaaatagttgggcttcgagttccttttcgacttcaatcatTAATCGatgtgacaaccttgctctccggccacaacatcttcgaattcttcatcgttccttttcttctttcacaggtaaaaatttatgacctttttagttttgaagaaaacgaggaacttgagccaacttctcttatagtattagttaacaatttcaatattttttgctttaatttgaaatgcggtctgaataaaaccctaatttctggtatttcttctcttcttttttcgaagtgaattatgactttttgttgtttgttgtgtttttttgaaGTCTGATTttcgttgtttgtgtttatacaaacaaaacattgatttgagttgatttgttctgttgttgttcttggtaaaaatgatgaTATTGCTGTGATCTGTTGAACAAAATTATGCTACTGTTtttttttctccaacagattattcatctcttgcaacatattaatcatctgatgcaactgagttttcatatgatgcaacagatcaatcatctgatgcaacagaggaaccatcagattaaaattctaatgcaacaaattaatcatttgatgcaacagagTAACCATCGGATAGAAAATCtcatgcaacagatttatcatatgatgtaatagtttaactatctgatgcaacaaattaatcatatgttgcaatagattaaccatctgatgcaacaaatttactatcggatgcaacagaggaaccatcgaataaaaaatttaatgcaacagattaaacatctgatgcaacggaggaaccatcggattaaagatctgatgcaatagatgaacctcctgttggataaaatcctatcaactcttccaacaggacatgtccaagacttaatttttccAACTAATCATTCATCTGTCGAGATAGACgacccttctgttggaagaaatctaaacaatattgactgttgataactgttccaacagaccacttatgtgttgcaacagatgtgtgacctgtagcacagactattcatctttttcaatagatgagtgatatattttgtatagtcgcaacagattactcagccgttgctgtaggttagttaactgttctgacatatcactcatatgttgcaacaaatgtgtgatctgttgaacagaccattcatccttctcaacagatgagtgatatattttgtattatcgcaacaaattactcagccgttgctacaggttatttaactattccaatagatcactcatatattgcaacagatgtgtgatagACCATTCAGTTTTCTTaacagataagtgatatgttttgtattattgcaacaaattactcatccattgcaacaggttatttaactatttcaacagatcactcatatattgtaacaatgtgtgatctgttgcacagaccattcatttgtcttaaaagatgagtaatACGTTTTGTATTATTACGACAAATTACTTATCCactgtaataggttggttatatgctgcaatagatatactacctggtgcaacagatcagtgatctattgaaacttttattttactatttttcttgttagatttaccgttatccctttttaacgatgcattaatcaactataatatattttttttatgtttttgttaattttagataatatggatcccaaaagaacagaaaccgaatcaagtccaagtaaaggaacaagttaagcagctaggctacatccaccactctatgagcttgctttacaaacgttatctcaatcaggagcagaatatgatgaacacgaagaggaggaatatttcaaaagagatgatccaaatgctaatatccctttcaccgaagagttggtcaaaacctttagcattgatcgttatcatgtgagaatgcagtgcgatggtgccacagatttaacgagtGATTTCGTAATTAAGTTAGTCAtgaaaaaatctttcgacgccttcagaaaaatactttgataACAAAAATTGGAAgattatttcagggacaactactTTGGGAAAATCTTGATTTGCCAGAgtacaacaatgctcgtttccaaataaaaatggtatttgaacttctcaagcataggtttatgtatgaaaacaaagataagatggatgaggtgtggataaattactgtggcatgcctatttgttttggttggaagaagttttccatagttactagactaaaatattatcatccttcttaagttatacctattctaacccaaaaaagcatcccgcacacccaaaaaaggcaaaggcaagccGTGTGATTGTGATttcctggtgtccattgttggtccaagcttcaaaaacaaaactttgatagaagcgttgaaaggtaaaggactttcaaagaagcacaaacagtcattgtgcttggtttgattttgtaacaccccatacttttacctagcttaaattcatccaaaAAATGTCAATGACTTGATTTAAAGATGCATATAATTTtatacatgtgaaatttttaaaattttgactttttattgtgtgggaaattgaataagctttccattgatactaGATTCGCTCAAATCTGACACCCAGGCGAAGAGTtggagccattttagtaagacaatgtACCACTTGGTACTCTAGAGCATCGCGGAGGCAGTCTaaatggcatttgtcatttttcagttaGACAACGCGATACCATCGCGTCGCGCCACTAGCCTTTTTCCCAATTATtactttccagtgtgactccgcgatcatggcgcatcgcgccaaagggAAAATTCGCAACCAGTGAGGCACTGCGATGGCGCCATATCGCGCCATCatcccagttcccagttgtccactttccagtggcacgacgcgatagtggcgcatcacgccaggTGCCCAGTTtagaaaatttttatgaaaaatttgttcagggttaaaacagtcttttcccatgattttattatgcccAGATACGGGATTTGATCCCTAAAAATATCCTTAGCTACTCATTATTCAATTCACCCCTAAATtaaaaaacattctctctcaaagaggtaaaaaccctagttcaagaaatcaagaacaaatcgAAGGATTTtttccaagaaccttcaataaaGAATCTtcaatacaagatttatgatttatgatttccatgtttgaattagattgaattcatgttcatgatgttgtttgaattttaatccatgatttagattacaagtttcaagacttgattctagtatgtgttgaattgcatgatattcatgataaacccttcaatttgcaagttgattgttgtaaccatgttaaccctaagtgtttatgatttaataaaccaagtatgcttcttctgtgtttgataaattatctatgagaatgatataatgccattatagcattctaacatgtattccccatccatgtataagttaatgcattacaagtgtttgatgaaatgtctctatgaatgaattatgaccaagtgaacattgttatgttattcaagatgatgttttgctttaattttcatgatatcgagtcctgggggtatttaatacccgacaatttagctatttacctagagccagtgttagtgataggatagtatcagtcatatcatggtcaatagtactctcagtcagttccagaacttagtcagttacaaaacttaggaaaactcagtaaactctgtatTAGTCCACTCCAGTTTAGTATGATCAgatcaatgtctttcagttgggagtaggattcagcaccgagcgagcctagggatgaggtctcacccattagttaggactaggtccctagaagcaatccctaagttccagaactacgtagctagcgtaggttaagagatgtcacccgttagataggactgacatactcagagatcaccatctagtttaggactgatctcaggggtcacccgttagtcaGGATTAACTCCACATcagttgttagtacccgtggcacggtactaacacccttccaattggggttacagattggaccccaactcagttatcttatcttatttggggcgtatcagttagatgattacctcccacagttttagtttcagtcttcagtttagaacttagtttagttttacagaattaggattgtcagacacagtcaatcagtatcagtaaattagttatcag from the Capsicum annuum cultivar UCD-10X-F1 chromosome 9, UCD10Xv1.1, whole genome shotgun sequence genome contains:
- the LOC107854127 gene encoding probable sugar phosphate/phosphate translocator At5g25400 → MGKGGNLSEGVVKKILLSYTYVAIWIFLSFTVIVYNKYILDRKLYNWPYPISLTIIHMAFCSSLAYLLVRVFKVVEPVTMTMDLYCKSVVPIGLLYAFSLWLSNSAYIYLSVSFIQMLKALMPVAVYSIGVMFKKDVFKSDTMCNMVSISIGVAIAAYGEAKFDTWGVMLQLGAVAFEATRLVMIQILLTSKGITFNPITSLYYVAPCCLVFLFIPWMFVEYPLLKDTSSFHLDWLIFGTNSFCAFALNLAVFLLVGKTSALTMNVAGVVKDWLLIAFSWSVIKDTVTPINLVGYGLAFLGVAYYNHAKLQALKASEAQKKAAQAADEESGRLLEEREGENGGGKRNESQG